GGGAAGACGTTCTCACCGCCGGAGATGATCATCTCGTCGTCGCGGCCGTCGATGTAGAGCCGGCCGGCGGAGTCGAAGTGCCCCACGTCGCCGCTGGACATCATCCCGCCGATGATCTCCTTGCCGCCGCCGCCGGTGTAGCCCTCGAACGGCGCGGTGGTGCCGACGAAGATCCGGCCGGTCTCGCCCCGAGGGACCTCGTTCCCCTTGTCGTCGAGGATCTTGATCCGCACGCCCAGGCACGGCTTGCCGACCGACGTCGGGAAGTCACGGACGTCGTCGGGGGTCGCCAGGGTCGCGACCGAGACCTCGGTCGACCCGTACAGGTTGTAGATCACGTCGCCGATCAGCTCGGAGACCTGCTTGGACACGGCGGCCGGCAGCTGGGAACCGGCGGTGAAGGCGCAGCGCAGCGAGCTGGTGTCGTACTCGGCCAGTGCCTCGGGGCCCAGTTCGACCATCCGCTGCAGCATGATCGGGACGACGCAGATGGTGGCCGCCTGGTGCTCGCTGATGTCGGTGAGCATCTGCCGGGCGTCGAACTTGGTGCGCAGCACCAGCTTGTTGCCGACCGAGATCGCGAGCAGCGCCAGCAGCAGCCCCGTGCCGTGGAACAGGGGCGGGCCCATCACGGTGGCCTCGCCGGAACGCATCGGCATCCGGTCGAGCACCCCACCAGGGATGGCGAATCCCTTCGGGTCGGGGCGAGGAGCACCCTTCGGCGTACCGGTGGTGCCGCTGGTCAGCAGTACGATCCGGCCGGGCTTGGCCGGCGGAGTCGGGAGGGCCGGGTCGCCGGTGGCGATCAGCCGGTCGAGGTCGTCGGTGCTGGCGCCGGAGACGTCGACGGAGAACTTGCCGAACCGCGGGGCGACGTCACCGAGGATCGATTCGAATTCGGCGTCGTGGACGAGCAGGTCGACGCCCTCGCGCTCGCACACCTCGGTCGCCTGCCGCGCCGAGAAGGAGGTGTTCAGCCACAGGCTGCGCAGCCCCGCGCGGGACGCGGCGAACCCGACGACCAGGGGAGCGCGGTGGTTGCGGCAGAGCATGGCGATGCCGTCGCCGGGCTTGAGGCCGAGCCCGAGCAGGGCGTGGGCGAGCCGGTTGATCATCTCGTCGAACTCGGCGTAGGTGATCTCGCCGCGCTCGTCGGCGATCGCCGGGGACTCGGGGTGCCGGATCGCTGCGAGGTGCACCGAGGCGCCGAACGGTCCGAAGGCACTGAGGGTCTTGAGGATCTCGACGGTCTTCCGGGGCCCGGCGCCGCCGATCGCTCCCGCCCGCATCAGCGCGAGCAGGGCACGCGACTCGATTCCGGCACGGTCGATCAGCTGCATCGGGTTCATGGGTCTCCTCGTCGGGTCCTGGAACGGGACTACGTGCGTGCAGGGACGCCGAGCCCCCGTTCGACAGGGCAATCATGCTCGGACCGGGACGAAGGTCAAGGGACACCCGCATCGCGGACAGCGAAAACCGGCTGTCTGCCCGTGATCACCCGTCGTGTTCCGGGTTCCCCCAGTGTGATCACTCGAACCGGGCCGAACAGGCTGCTCGTCCTGACCACCTACGCCGCCCTCGTCGTCGCGGTGCTGGTCCTCGCCGCGCTCCGCTGAGTGACTCGTGTCTCAACTCAGGTAAGGCAACCCTTCCTCGGTGCTACGCTGGAAGCGTGGGCAAGGCGCTGAAGCTTCCGAAGACGAAGTGTTGCGTGGCGAAGACACGCTGCAACCGTTGCCCCATCCGCATGCTCAAGGAGGGCGACCTGCCGTCCGGATACGGTGTGCACAGGCGAAACCTCGTCCGGGTTGATCCCGAGGGTCGGCCGCTGACCAAGAAGTCCGCCAAGAAGGCACGCCCCAAGGTCAAGGTCACCAAGAAGATCACCAAGTCCGAGCTCGCCTCCGCCGTGAAGAACCAGAAGAAGTCAGGCAAGAAAGCTGCCTGATCCCACCAGGAGGACCAGGCAGTGACTGCACCCCGCTTCGCCGAACAGCTCAACGAGCAGATCGGTAACGAGTTCGCCGCCCACCAGCAGTACGTCGCCTGCGCGATCCACTACGACGCGCTGACCATGCCGCAGATGGCGGCGTTCTTCTACGGTCAGGCGCTCGAGGAGCGCGACCACGCGATGATGATGGTCCAGTTCCTCCTGGACACCGACTGCGCCGTGAGGATCCCGGGCGTCGAGGCGCCGAAGACCGACTTCTCCTCGATCGTCGAGCCGGTCGAGCTCGCGCTCGCCCAGGAGAAGCGGGTCTCCGAGCAGATCTTCGCGCTCACCCGCACCGCGCGCGAGGAGAACGACTTCGCCGCCGAGCAGTTCACGCAGTGGTTCATCAAGGAGCAGGTCGAGGAGGTCGCGACCATGAACGACCTGCTCACCGTCGTGACCCGTGCGAAGGACGACGTCAACGCGATCGAGGAGTACATGCGTCGCGAGCAGGGTGGCGAAGGCGCCGACCCGACCGCGCCGCCGGTCGCCGGCGCCTGAACGGTGCCCTGGAGCCCGTCCTTCGAGGGCGCCGTCCCTGATCCGCGGCTCGACCCGTACCGAGGACGTGCCGCTCGGCTCAGCCGTGACGGCGTTGCCTCCGGCCACGTCCTGGTCGAGACCGACTACCTGGCCGATCGGCTCAGCGGGTGGCTGTGGTGGCGACGCTGGCAGGACCCGACCGAGTTCCCCGTGGTGATGACGAAGCTCGACGACGGCAGCTTCGACAGCGACGACTGGGTCCGCCCCGAACGGATCGACGCGCTGCTCGCGACCTGGGCTGCCGGGCGCGACGAGGTGCAGGGGACGACGTACGAGATCACCTGGCTCGACCAGCAGGAGTCAGACCGGGTGCACCACGAGGTGTTCGGGCACCAGCACTAGATCCAGCGTCGGAACCAGATCCGCTGGAGCCACTCGCTCTGGGTGAGCAGGCCGTCGGTGTAGATGGGCCAGAACCACGCGAAGTTGAGAATCACCAGGACGACGACGCTGCCCGCGGCGATCGCGCCCACCTTGCGCCGCACCGCGCTGGCATCGGCGCGGCCGAGCATCTCGCCGAGCAGCATCACGGCGCCCAGGATCATGAACGGCTCCATGTTGATCGCGTAGAAGCTGAAGATCGGACGGTCGTCGAACCGCAGCCACGGCAGCCAGGTCACCAGGGCACCCACCACGACGACCCCGTAGCGCCAGTCGCGCTTGCCGATCCACGCGATCGCGGAGAAGACCAGCGCGACGCAGGAGAACCACCACAGCGCCGGGGTGCCGAGCAGGATCACCTGACGCAGGCAGGTCTCGCCGCCGGTGGCGTTGCAGCCCTGGCTCCCGGCGGCGATGTCGAGGTCCGCCTCCACCCCGACGGGCCGGCCGAGCAGCGGCCAGCCCAAGGGGTTGGACTGGTAGACGTGGTGAGCCGTGTTGAGGCCCTTCGTGTGGAACTGCCAGACGTCCTGGTGGTAGTGCCACAGCGATCGCAGCGACTGGACGAGCTCGGGGAAGAACCCGTGGGCGTCGTGCTTGAGGTAGCTGCCCCAGTAGGGGCCGTAGGCGTTGTTCGACAGGTGCTTCTCGTAGACGTCGGCGTGGATCAGCCACCCGGTCCACGAGGCGAGGTACACGACGACCGGCAGCAGCACGACGTACCCGACGGCCGGCAGCGCGTCGACGACGGCGGCCTTGACGAGGGGCCGCTTGATGCCGAACGAGCGTCGTGCCCCCGAGCTCCAGAACCAGAACAGCAGCCCGAACGCCGCCAACGGGTAGATCGAGGACCACTTGGTCCCCAGCGCGAGGCCCCACCAGGCGCCGGTGGCCAACAGCCAGGGGCGCCAGAAGAAGCGCGGGCCCCAGTCCGCGAGGTTCCCGCCGCGCTTCTCGGCCTCTCGAGCCAGTCTGGCGCGGAACCAGTCCCGGTCGGCGACCAGGCAGGATACGGCGCACAGCACGAAGAACGCCTGGAAGATGTCGAGCAGCGCCAGCCGGGAGAGCACGAACTGGAGTCCGTCGAAGGTCATCAGGATGCCGGCGACCAGACCGAGCATCGTGGACCCGGTGACGCGGCGGGTGAGCCGGATCATCACCAGCACCATGAGCGAGCCGATGATCGCGGGAGCCAGGCGCCAGCCGCACGGCGTCATCCCGGCGATCGCCTCGGAGAGACCGATCAGCCACTTGCCGACCTCCGGGTGCACGATCATCGACGGGTCGCCGGTCCAGAGCCCGTCGACGTTCCCGGCGATGATCTTGGAGTCCGCGTTGTCCACGTAGGTGGACACGTAGCCGTTGTGGACCAGCGACCAGGCGTCCTTGGCGTAGTAGGTCTCGTCGAAGAGGAACTTCTTCGGGTCGTCCAGCTTCCACAGCCGCAGGAACGCCGCGATCAGGGTGACGCCGAAGGTGGCCGCCCAGGAGATCACGGGATCGACGTCGAAGGCCCGCGGTCGGGCCCGCTCGACGGCGGTCGGGACCGCGTCGTCGACGGCGTTGCGCGACAGCGTGGCGACCGCGGGCGCGCCCGGGCCCGGCGACGCGTCGTCCGGTTCGGTCGCGACCGGCTCCTCCTCCGAAGGCACGGCGCCACCCTACGGGTGCGCCTGACATGATCGGCGCATGACGTCGAGCGCCGGGACAGCCGCAGGGGTCCTGGTCCTGGCCGGGACGCCGATCGGCCGGGTCGAGGACGCTCCGCCGCGACTGGCCCGCGAGCTCGCCGAGGCCGACGTGATCGCGGCCGAGGACACCCGTCGGCTCAAGCGTCTGACCACCGACCTCGGAATCGAGCCCACCGGCCGGGTGCTGTCCTACTTCGAGGGCAACGAGGAGGCCCGGACGCCGTACCTGGTCGAGCTCCTGGAGGCCGGCAACCGAGTGGTGCTGGTCACCGATGCCGGGATGCCGAGCGTCTCGGACCCCGGGTACCGGCTCGTCGCGGCAGCGGTCGAGGCTGACATCGAGATCACCTCGGTCCCCGGTCCGTCCGCCGTCCTGACCGCGCTCGCCGTCAGCGGCCTGCCGGTCGACAGGTTCTGCTTCGAGGGCTTCCTGCCGCGCAAGGCCGGCGAGCGGTCCCGCCGCCTCGCCGACCTGGCAGACGAGCAGCGCACGATGGTCTTCTTCGAGGCCCCGCACCGCACCGAGGCGGCCTTGGCCGCGATGGCCGACGCGTTCGGCGCCGACCGGAGCGCGGCCCTTTGCCGCGAGCTGACCAAGACGCACGAGGAGGTCGTCCGCGACGGCCTCGGTGCTCTCGCCGCCTGGGCTGCCGATGGTGTCCGCGGCGAGGTGACCATCGTGGTCTCCGGAGCCCCGGAGGCCGGACCGGTCGACGACCCGGCGACACTGGTCGCCTGGGTAGCAGACCAAGAGGCGCGCGGGGTCTCCCGCAAGGACGCGATCGCCGATGTGGCCAGGCGCGCCGGGGTTCCCAAGCGCGAGGTCTACGACCTGGTCCACAAGAAGGGAGCCGTCTAGTGGCGCGCACCGCCCAGCGTTCCGGTGAGCGACCCGAGGCTCCCGAGCCGCTGCCGCACCCCGTCGTCGACAACCACTGCCACCTCGACATCGGGGCGCACGACGGTCCCGGTGAGCCAATTCTGGTCGCCGAGGCGCTCGCCCGCTCGGCGGCCGTCGGCGTCCCGAGGATCGTGCAGATCGGTTGCGACCTGCCCGGCGCCCGCTGGGCCGTCGAGACCGCCAACTCCCACGCGGCGATCGTTGCCGGGGTCGCGCTGCACCCCAACGAGGCGCCGCGCCTGGACGCCGAGGGTCGTCTCGACGAGGCCCTCGCTGAGATCGCCGACCTCGCCACCGATGCGCGGGTGAGGGCGGTCGGGGAGACCGGCCTGGACACGTTCCGCACGGGGCCCGAGGGGCAGGCAGCGCAGGTGCGCTCGTTCCGCCGGCACATCGAGCTGGCCGGCGAGCTCGGTAAGACCCTGGTGATCCACGACCGTGACGCCCATGACGAGGTGCTCGCCGTGCTCGACGAGGTCGGGGCCCCGCACCGCTGGGTGATGCACTGCTTCTCGGGCGACGCGGCGTTCGCCG
The DNA window shown above is from Marmoricola sp. OAE513 and carries:
- a CDS encoding ferritin, whose product is MTAPRFAEQLNEQIGNEFAAHQQYVACAIHYDALTMPQMAAFFYGQALEERDHAMMMVQFLLDTDCAVRIPGVEAPKTDFSSIVEPVELALAQEKRVSEQIFALTRTAREENDFAAEQFTQWFIKEQVEEVATMNDLLTVVTRAKDDVNAIEEYMRREQGGEGADPTAPPVAGA
- a CDS encoding TatD family hydrolase, translating into MARTAQRSGERPEAPEPLPHPVVDNHCHLDIGAHDGPGEPILVAEALARSAAVGVPRIVQIGCDLPGARWAVETANSHAAIVAGVALHPNEAPRLDAEGRLDEALAEIADLATDARVRAVGETGLDTFRTGPEGQAAQVRSFRRHIELAGELGKTLVIHDRDAHDEVLAVLDEVGAPHRWVMHCFSGDAAFAAACLERGAYLSFAGTVTFKNAEPLREALRMAPLDRILVETDAPFLTPEPWRGRPNASYLVPTTVRAMAATRGADLEELCRAIDANTEDAFGGPWSAS
- a CDS encoding AMP-binding protein — its product is MNPMQLIDRAGIESRALLALMRAGAIGGAGPRKTVEILKTLSAFGPFGASVHLAAIRHPESPAIADERGEITYAEFDEMINRLAHALLGLGLKPGDGIAMLCRNHRAPLVVGFAASRAGLRSLWLNTSFSARQATEVCEREGVDLLVHDAEFESILGDVAPRFGKFSVDVSGASTDDLDRLIATGDPALPTPPAKPGRIVLLTSGTTGTPKGAPRPDPKGFAIPGGVLDRMPMRSGEATVMGPPLFHGTGLLLALLAISVGNKLVLRTKFDARQMLTDISEHQAATICVVPIMLQRMVELGPEALAEYDTSSLRCAFTAGSQLPAAVSKQVSELIGDVIYNLYGSTEVSVATLATPDDVRDFPTSVGKPCLGVRIKILDDKGNEVPRGETGRIFVGTTAPFEGYTGGGGKEIIGGMMSSGDVGHFDSAGRLYIDGRDDEMIISGGENVFPREVEELLVTHPAIADAAVLGAEDEAFGQRLRAFVVLKPGESLEATAVQDFVKDNLARYKSPRDVVFLDELPRNPTGKVLKRELANL
- the rsmI gene encoding 16S rRNA (cytidine(1402)-2'-O)-methyltransferase; this translates as MTSSAGTAAGVLVLAGTPIGRVEDAPPRLARELAEADVIAAEDTRRLKRLTTDLGIEPTGRVLSYFEGNEEARTPYLVELLEAGNRVVLVTDAGMPSVSDPGYRLVAAAVEADIEITSVPGPSAVLTALAVSGLPVDRFCFEGFLPRKAGERSRRLADLADEQRTMVFFEAPHRTEAALAAMADAFGADRSAALCRELTKTHEEVVRDGLGALAAWAADGVRGEVTIVVSGAPEAGPVDDPATLVAWVADQEARGVSRKDAIADVARRAGVPKREVYDLVHKKGAV
- a CDS encoding phospholipid carrier-dependent glycosyltransferase, which produces MPSEEEPVATEPDDASPGPGAPAVATLSRNAVDDAVPTAVERARPRAFDVDPVISWAATFGVTLIAAFLRLWKLDDPKKFLFDETYYAKDAWSLVHNGYVSTYVDNADSKIIAGNVDGLWTGDPSMIVHPEVGKWLIGLSEAIAGMTPCGWRLAPAIIGSLMVLVMIRLTRRVTGSTMLGLVAGILMTFDGLQFVLSRLALLDIFQAFFVLCAVSCLVADRDWFRARLAREAEKRGGNLADWGPRFFWRPWLLATGAWWGLALGTKWSSIYPLAAFGLLFWFWSSGARRSFGIKRPLVKAAVVDALPAVGYVVLLPVVVYLASWTGWLIHADVYEKHLSNNAYGPYWGSYLKHDAHGFFPELVQSLRSLWHYHQDVWQFHTKGLNTAHHVYQSNPLGWPLLGRPVGVEADLDIAAGSQGCNATGGETCLRQVILLGTPALWWFSCVALVFSAIAWIGKRDWRYGVVVVGALVTWLPWLRFDDRPIFSFYAINMEPFMILGAVMLLGEMLGRADASAVRRKVGAIAAGSVVVLVILNFAWFWPIYTDGLLTQSEWLQRIWFRRWI